A stretch of the Carassius carassius chromosome 6, fCarCar2.1, whole genome shotgun sequence genome encodes the following:
- the LOC132142859 gene encoding CMRF35-like molecule 5 isoform X2 codes for MSRMCVILLVFSSICTVVVGAPVTVRGLRGERFNIRCPYESGYESNSKYLCNGECRDRNIIVKSGSRAKDQRFSLRDNRTTRVFTVTITDLRSEDEGQYWCGVERSVIKDVYSEILLLVKQDNKTTEVSTISPFTVTSSYFSTTETHPQSSSISITDQHKSPDLASVAVGLGSVLLVLVLCSGTFLILKKRKRKSGTALFQQNVPHNTEIARMYEEIPNSDDITTASSSNQTPASHHSTRPQVCTVYATVTNQQPNPRHTHSTNQVTNTDWDYYANIKFPVPATDRRTELIYTTATHPQNIKTKIFSDQT; via the exons ATGTCCAGAATGTGTGTCATTCTGCTCGTCTTTTCCAGCATCTGTACAG TTGTTGTTGGTGCTCCAGTTACAGTCAGAGGACTCAGAGGAGAGAGATTTAACATCAGATGCCCTTATGAATCTGGATATGAATCAAATTCAAAGTATTTGTGTAACGGCGAGTGTAGAGACAGAAACATCATAGTTAAATCAGGATCTCGAGCTAAAGACCAGAGATTCTCTCTGAGAGACAACAGGACGACCAGAGTTTTCACCGTCACCATCACTGACCTGAGATCAGAGGATGAGGGACAATACTGGTGTGGAGTGGAGAGGAGTGTAATTAAAGATGTCTATTCAGAGATTCTGTTGCTGGTTAAACAGG ATAATAAGACGACTGAGGTTTCAACTATCAGCCCTTTTACAGTAACATCATCATATTTCAGCACAACAGAAACACATCCACAATCCAGCAGCATCTCAATCACAGATCAGCACAAATCACCAG ATCTGGCTTCTGTTGCTGTTGGTCTGGGTTCGGTTCTGCTGGTTCTGGTTCTGTGTTCTGGAACGTTCCTCATCCTgaaaaagaggaaaaggaaaTCTGGGACAG ctttatttcagcaaAATGTGCCACACAACACAGAG ATTGCGCGTATGTATGAGGAGATTCCAAACAGTGATGACATCACCACAGCATCTTCGTCCAATCAGACGCCTGCATCACATCATAGCACCCGCCCACAAGTCTGTACTGTTTATGCCACAGTAACCAATCAGCAGCCAAATCCCCGTCACACCCACTCGACCAATCAGGTGACGAATACAGACTGGGATTATTATGCCAATATTAAGTTTCCTGTGCCAGCAACAGACAGAAGAACAGAACTGATCTACACAACAGCAACACATCCGCAAAACATCAAGACAAAAATATTCAGTGatcaaacataa
- the LOC132142859 gene encoding CMRF35-like molecule 8 isoform X1, translating to MKLLRTVSVFLMMVSSSECVDITVTGTEGEQAIIKCPYAKGYEKSYKYFQKGTYKQNIILIQSNGGVSSVFDGRFWLRDDHRMRTFTVIIRNLSLADAGLYGCRAGWGEYKLIKLHVIRAPQKAIPVQISTSTLRPYTNTSTDHSSTVTHQTEGETTRTTTGNTAVNLNQPNTNLASVAVGLGSVLLVLVLCSGTFLILKKRKRKSGTALFQQNVPHNTEIARMYEEIPNSDDITTASSSNQTPASHHSTRPQVCTVYATVTNQQPNPRHTHSTNQVTNTDWDYYANIKFPVPATDRRTELIYTTATHPQNIKTKIFSDQT from the exons ATGAAGCTCCTACGAACAGTTTCTGTGTTTCTGATGATGG tgagCAGTTCAGAGTGTGTGGACATTACAGTGACGGGAACAGAAGGAGAACAAGCAATTATTAAGTGTCCTTATGCTAAAGGATATGAAAAATCCTACAAATACTTCCAGAAAGGAACTTACAAACAGAACATCATTTTAATACAGTCTAATGGAGGAGTGTCGTCAGTGTTTGACGGCAGATTCTGGCTGCGTGATGATCATCGGATGAGAACATTTACAGTGATCATCAGAAACCTGAGTTTGGCAGATGCTGGACTGTACGGCTGTAGAGCTGGATGGGGAGAATATAAACTAATCAAGCTGCATGTGATCAGAG CTCCACAGAAAGCAATACCGGTCCAGATCTCAACCAGCACCCTTCGCCCGTATACAaacaccagcactgaccacagcagcacag tgaCTCATCAAACAGAAGGTGAAACGACAAGAACAACGACAGGAAACACAGCAGTTAATCTCAATCAGCCAAACACTA ATCTGGCTTCTGTTGCTGTTGGTCTGGGTTCGGTTCTGCTGGTTCTGGTTCTGTGTTCTGGAACGTTCCTCATCCTgaaaaagaggaaaaggaaaTCTGGGACAG ctttatttcagcaaAATGTGCCACACAACACAGAG ATTGCGCGTATGTATGAGGAGATTCCAAACAGTGATGACATCACCACAGCATCTTCGTCCAATCAGACGCCTGCATCACATCATAGCACCCGCCCACAAGTCTGTACTGTTTATGCCACAGTAACCAATCAGCAGCCAAATCCCCGTCACACCCACTCGACCAATCAGGTGACGAATACAGACTGGGATTATTATGCCAATATTAAGTTTCCTGTGCCAGCAACAGACAGAAGAACAGAACTGATCTACACAACAGCAACACATCCGCAAAACATCAAGACAAAAATATTCAGTGatcaaacataa
- the LOC132142858 gene encoding CMRF35-like molecule 5 — protein sequence MFRMCVVLLVFSSICTVVVDALVTVRGLRGERADIRCPYESGYESNPKYLCKGECRDRHVIVKSGSRAKDQRFSLRDNRTTRVFTVTITDLRSADAGQYWCGVERSVIKDVYSEILLLVKQGNKTTEVSTISPSSAKPSYFSTTETNPQPSSISITDQHKSPDLASVAGGLGSVLLVLVLCSGTFLILKKRKRKSGTALFQQNVPHNTESVHMYNIANSDPGPSDVIAAASSSNQTPASHLKTRSQVSIVYATVTNQQPGSNVRHTHSTNQVTDTDWDYYANITFPEPTTDNRTELIYTTATHPQSITPHPQDVKTNDGSIYSVIKHK from the exons atgttCAGAATGTGTGTCGTTCTGCTCGTCTTTTCCAGCATCTGTACAG ttgttgttgatgCTCTAGTTACAGTCAGAGGTCTCAGAGGAGAGAGAGCTGACATCAGATGCCCTTATGAATCTGGATATGAATCAAATCCAAAGTATTTGTGTAAAGGCGAGTGTAGAGACAGACACGTCATAGTTAAATCAGGATCTCGAGCTAAAGACCAGAGATTCTCTCTGAGAGACAACAGGACGACCAGAGTTTTCACCGTCACCATCACTGACCTGAGATCAGCAGATGCAGGACAATACTGGTGTGGAGTGGAGAGGAGTGTAATTAAAGATGTCTATTCAGAGATTCTGTTGCTGGTTAAACAGG GTAATAAGACGACTGAGGTTTCAACTATCAGCCCTTCTTCAGCAAAACCGTCATATTTCAGCACAACAGAAACAAATCCACAACCCAGCAGCATCTCAATCACAGATCAGCACAAATCACCAG ATCTGGCTTCTGTTGCTGGCGGTCTGGGTTCGGTTCTGCTGGTTCTGGTTCTGTGTTCTGGAACGTTCCTCATCCTgaaaaagaggaaaaggaaaTCTGGGACAG ctttatttcagcaaAATGTGCCACACAACACAGAG AGTGTCCACATGTATAATATTGCAAACAGTGACCctggaccctctgatgtcatcgCTGCAGCATCTTCGTCCAATCAGACGCCTGCATCACATCTCAAAACCCGATCACAAGTCTCTATTGTTTATGCCACAGTAACCAATCAGCAGCCTGGTTCAAATGTCCGTCACACCCACTCGACCAATCAGGTGACGGATACAGACTGGGATTATTATGCCAATATTACGTTTCCTGAACCAACAACAGACAACAGAACAGAACTGATCTACACAACAGCGACACATCCACAAAGCATCACACCACATCCTCAAGATGTCAAGACAAACGATGGCTCGATATACTCAGTCatcaaacataaataa
- the LOC132142862 gene encoding CMRF35-like molecule 5 — MLNIFADAACFFTQYGRERQSQTQSFCLIFKQNACKMSRMCVVLLVLSSICTVVVGAPVTVTGYRGERADIRCPYESGYESYVKYLCNGECRDRNIIVKSGSSAEDQRFSLRDDTTARVFTVTITDLRSADAGQYWCGVERSVIKDVYSEIMLLVKHDDKTTEVSSTSPFTSTPSYFSTTEPYPQSSSITITERKETIPDQHNSSEGQVICLSLCMLMS; from the exons atgttaaatatatttgcagACGCAGCATGCTTTTTCACTCAGTACGGAAGAGAAAGACAATCGCAGACGCAGAgtttttgtcttatatttaagCAAAACGCATGTAAGATGTCCAGAATGTGTGTCGTTCTGCTCGTCTTGTCCAGCATCTGCACAG TTGTTGTTGGTGCTCCAGTTACAGTCACAGGATACAGAGGAGAGAGAGCTGACATCAGATGCCCTTATGAATCTGGATATGAATCATATGTAAAGTATTTGTGTAACGGCGAGTGTAGAGACAGAAACATCATAGTTAAATCAGGATCTTCAGCTGAAGACCAGAGATTCTCTCTGAGAGACGACACGACGGCCAGAGTTTTCACCGTCACCATCACTGACCTGAGATCAGCAGATGCAGGACAATACTGGTGTGGAGTGGAGAGGAGTGTAATTAAAGATGTCTATTCAGAGATTATGTTGCTGGTTAAACATG ATGATAAGACCACTGAGGTTTCATCCACCAGCCCTTTTACATCAACACCGTCATATTTCAGCACAACAGAACCATATCCACAATCCAGCAGCATCACAATCactgaaagaaaagaaacaatCCCAGATCAGCACAACTCTTCAGAAGGTCAGGTCATCTGTCTGTCGCTCTGCATGCTTATGTCTTGA